ACTTCGCGCTGACGCTCGAACATCTCGAGGCCGCGTACTACAACGAGTTCCTCGACGAGTACTCCGAGGGCGAGATCGAGAACGCGGACGCGATCGGCATGAAGTTCGCCGATCCGAAGCTCCGGTACTCGACCTGGCAGGAACTCGTGCGGATCCGCGACCACGAGGAGGCCCACGTCGAGGCGCTGACGAGCACGATCAACGACCTCGGCGGCACGCCCGTCGAGGCCGCCGAGTACGAGTTCCCGTACGACTCGCTCGAATCGTTCGTCAAGTTCTCGAACCGCGTCGAGGCGGTCGGCACGTCGGCGTACGCCGGTGCGGCACCGTTCCTCGACAACGAGGCCGTCGTGGAGGCGGGGCTGTCGATCCACTCGGTCGAGGCACGACACACCAGCTACTTCGGCGCGCTGCTGCCGAAGAGCTCGATGCCGAACGCGTTCGACCCGGCCCGCAGCATGGACCAGGTCGTCGGCATCGTCTCCCCGCTGATCGTCTCCGAGTAGTCAGTTCGGCCCACTCTCGCTTTTTTGATCGTGTGCCGCCGTGAGTCGAGACTGCCGTCGAGCAGCCGGTCAGTCACTTGGCGAGAGCGTCGTAGTCGAACCAATTCGTTGCCGGCGCACGAGCGGGTTTCGACAAGATTTAACCTCCGGGTCGTCTCCGAGCGGACATGAGCGAAAGCGAACAGCAGGCGAGTGCGACCCGATCGTGTGTCTCGTGTGGGATCAACATCTCGGGCACCAACGCCGCCGCCTTCGACTGTCCCGAGTGTGGGACGCAGATCTACCGGTGTGCGACCTGTCGCAAGCAGAGCAACCTCTACGAGTGTCCCGACTGTGGGTTCACGGGGCCGTAATCATGGGGAAGGTCGCCGCGAAGCTCAAGGTGATGCCGGAGAGCCCCGAGGTCGATCTCGACGAGCTCCAGCACGAGCTCGAGGACTCGCTGTCCGAGGGTGCGAAGATCAACGGGTTCGAGCGCGACGACGTCGCCTTCGGCCTCGTCGCGCTCCTGCCGACGGTGATCGTCCCCGACGACGCCGGCGGAACCGAGGCGGTCGAGGAGGCGTTCGCGGACGTCGAGACGGTCGAGAGCGTCGCGGTCGAGAACGTCGGCCGGATCTGAACCGCGGAGCGGCAGGTGGTACGGTCGGCCCGACGTGTCGACCCGGAACGGACGTTTTATGACGGTCGACGGGCAAGCGAGCCGTATGCCTAACTCGAAAGGACCTCTCAAGAAGACCCGCAACAAGCTCTCGAACGATCCGCGCGAGCGCGGCACGTCCCCGCCCCAGCGCGCGATCGAGGACTTCGACGAGGGCGATCACGTCCACCTCAGCCTCGATCCGAGCGTCACCGATGGACGGTTCCATCCCCGGTTCAACGGCCACACCGGCGAGGTGCTCGGGAGCCAGGGCCGGGCCTATCGGGTCGAGATCGTCGACGGCGACACCGCGAAGACCCTGATCGTCACCCCGGAGCATCTCCGCCGTCAGGAATGACGATCTTCAAGGAGCGCCTCGACGAGGAGTACCTCACGCTCGCCGAGACGAAGGAACTGCTCGCCGACGTCGAGGCCGAACACGCCGCCGACGAGGACCGCGAGATGCCCTACGAGCTCGCGCGCGCCATCGAGCACGTCAACCGGTTCGCGGAGCTCACCCCCGAGGAGTCCCGCGAGTTCGTGGCCGAACTCCGCGAGCACGAGAAGGTCGACGAGCCGACCGCCTACAAGATCGCGGACCTCAAACCAGCCAATCGCGACGAGCTCCGCGCGATCTACGCCCAGGAGCGGTTCTCGCTGTCGGGCGACGAGCTCGACGACGTGCTCGGGATCGTCGCGAAACACGTCTGATCGCCGCGAATTTAAGTACGTCCTCGGTGTACGGGAGGTATGAATGACGCCGAGAGCGGCGACGATGCGGGAGCACGCGAGCCACGAGCCGTCGTGCTCGATCTGCTGCCGAACGGCCGTCCCGACGACGACCGCCCGGCCCACCGGAAACCGCCGCTCGCCTACGCCCTCGGCGAGTCACAGTTCCGACTCCGGGAGCTGACGCTGGCCGAGGACGCCGACATCTCCATCGGCGATCGGATTCAGTTCGACGGCGAGGGGGTCGAGTCCTCCCGCGAGGTGGCGTACGAGGACCTGTCGAACGCCGCGCGATCGGAGCTCGAGTACGCGGCCGAGGAGATCATCGACCGCGACGAGGCGCGGTTCGTCGACTTCTACAACGACGCCCAGCCGATCACGCTCCGGCTCCACCAGCTCAATTTGCTCCCGGGGATCGGCAAGAAGCTCCGCAACTCGATCCTCGACGAGCGAAAGCGCGAGCCATTCGACGGGTTCGACGATCTCGAAGAGCGCGTCGCGGGACTCCACCGACCGAAGGAGATCCTCGTCGAGCGCCTGATCGAGGAGCTCCGCGACGACGACCTCAAGTACCGCATCTTCGTCGGGCGCGACCCGAACGAGGGGTAGGTATCGTGACTCGATCGCGCGGTCCAGTGCGGACCTCGCATCTCGGGTGACGTCGGGAACCGCCCGAACCCGCGTCAGTCGTACAACCCGTACATGACCGCATCGGCCGACACGCCGATCGGGGTGATGAGAAGTGTCGGGATCACAGCACCGATACGTAGCACCTCTCGTAGCGTGGCAACATCGCTGAACTCACTCGGAGCGCCCACTATCGCGAGGCCAACGGCTACCGTGGTCGCAAGTGAGACGACGCTGAGCAACAGCGCCACGCCGAAGACGGTCCACGTGTGCCCCTCTGTGAGATCGAAACTTCGACCGAGTGCTTCTATCGGTCCGCAGTCGTCCAACATGACGGCAGCCGTGACCAGCCGCAACCGCACACTGAGGTAGATCCCAGGAACGACCAGGAACAGCAATCCGAAGATGATGATCACGCCGGAGATCAGTCCGGCGACGAACACGATGACGAGACGGACACCGAACGACACTCGGTTCTCGGGACGGCCACCCAGCGTAGAGTACGCCATAGCCACCACGACTCCGCCGGCAACGAGCGACAGAACGTTGGAAAGCGACTGGGAAAGCAGCGAAGCCACTGCGACGAACAGGTACACGACGAAGATCATGGGGGCACGGCGAGCCGTCGAAACCCCTTCGGAGACGATACCGATGGTGCTGGCCGACGCTCCGCGGTCGATATCGAGAGAACTACCCGTTTCAGTACTCATCGTGATGTGGTATGTCGCCCGAATGGCTCAGTTAAACGCCTTCCGGCCCGACAGAGAACACGGCGACGGCCGTTGGCGAAGACAACTGGCCGCCTCTCGGTAGAGTGGGTTCCCCGACCTGATCCATCGTGCGCGAGCATCGGCTACGGCGCTCGCTACTCACGCCCCTTTGCGTTCTGCCCTGCGCAAGCGGGATGAGCAGAAACGCGATGTTTTCATCAACCGGTCGTTGTCAGTACGCCGACACCGAACGCTTTCAAGACAGCGAGGGGCTTTTCGTTCCGTACCGTCCGTTACCAGCGCTACGGATCCTGGGAGAGAGCAAACACGGCGTTTAACATGCGACGAACGGATACACCGAGTCATGACCGGTCGGAACCGTTCGTCGACGGCGAGCCGCGATCCCGACGCGCTGCTGGCCCGCGCAGGGATCCAGCCCGACCGCGATCAGGACCAGCACTTCCTCGTCGACGACCGCGTGCTCGATCGCCTGCCGACGTATGTCGAGGGGGTCGACACCAATCACGTCCTCGAAATCGGGGCCGGGACGGGCGCGCTGACCGACCGCCTGCTCAACGTCGCCGATCGCGTCACGGCGGTCGAGCGCGACGCGCGTCTGGCCGAGTTCCTCCGCGAGGAGTTCGCCGACGCCCGCGGGGAGGGGCGGCTCGAAATCGCCGAGGGCGACGCGCTCTCGGTCGAGCTTCCCGAGTTCACCGCGTCGGTGTCGAACCTTCCGTATGGGGTGTCGAGCGAGGTGCTGTTTCGACTGCTGCCCGCGAAGCGACCGCTCGTGGTCACAGTACAAACGGAGTTCGCCGAGCGGATGGTCGCCGATCCGGGTACGGCGGAGTACGGCCGGCTGTCGGTGACTGCGGGCCACTACGCCGAATGCGAGATCGTGGAGACCGTCCCGCCGGAGGCGTTCTCGCCGCCACCGGCCGTCGAGAGCGCCGTTGTGCGCACCGCGCCGCGCGAACCGAACTACGCAGTCGACGAAACGGCGTTTCTCGCGTTCGTCAGGGGGGTGTTCACCCAGCGACGCAAGACCGTCCGCAACGCGATCCGGAACACGACCCACATCTCGGGGATCGAGCGGCCCGGGGCGGTGGTCGAGGCCGCCGACGAGGCGCTGCTGAGCCAGCGGGCGGGCGACCTCGCCCCGGCGGAGTTCGCCGAGCTGGCACGGCTCGGGTGCGAGGTCGGTGGTGTGTCGAGCGAGGGAGCCACGTCGGGAGAGGAGGCCGGATGAATCGCGAGCGTCGGCGGGCGATGATCGGCGATCCGTGTGGTGCGACCACCGTGCTCGCACGGTCCCGGCGATTTCATGCAACGGCGGAAAGTGAGCGGAAACACACGACCCGATATGGGCGTCGTAGAGGAAGTCCGGGACTCGATCGTTCCCGGCGGCGACGGCGAAACGACGGCGTATCGCTGTATCGACTGTCTCGCGGAGTTCGACGAGCGCCGACAGCTCTGTCCGAAGTGTGGCGGCGAGCGATTCGAGACAGTCTGAATCGGGGACACGAGCCTCCCGAGGAGTTCCGAAGTAACATCACTTCGAGTCATCGGCCGACCGACCGACCACTGGAGTCGGCGGGAGGATGGTCGGCCATCACGGTCCGCGAGAAGGGAAAACGCCGATGAACATCTTCCGGTACGCCTGGCAGCTACAGCGGGCGTACTTCGACACGCTCGGGGAGAAACTGCTCGGGACCGTCGTGCTGTTCGTGCTGCTGGCGGCGATCGGCGAAGCCATCAGACGCGCGGGCCGGCCGCTCAAGCGGCGCTACAGCACGCGACTGACCGAGGCGACCCAGGCCGGCGCGGTGGCGGTGCTCACCGTGGGTGTCGTCCTCGCGCTCGCCGTCATCTGGGAAGTAACGGGCCGTCTCGGAACGCTCGTCTATCCCCTGTTGTCCGTCAAACCCTGGATCATCGTCCGGGGGCTGGTTTCGGTCGCGCTCGTCGTGGTCGCCTACCTCCTCATCCGACTGCTGAACCGATCGATCGACCGGCTCTCCGAGGAACACGACGCGATCACCGACCACCAGAGCGAGGTCGCGTACCACGTCGCCGACGTCGGGGTGTTCGTGTTCGCGTTCCTGGGCGTTCTCGTCACCTGGGGTATCGATCCGGGGCGGCTGTTCGTGGGTGCGGGCGTGCTCGGTGCGGTGCTCGGTTTCGCGGCGCGGGACACCCTCGGTGCGATCACGTCGGGGTTCGTGCTGCTGTTCTCGCGGCCGTTTCGCGTCGGTGATTGGATCGAGGTCGAGGAGTACGAGGGCGTGGTCCGCGACGTGACCATCGTCAACACCAAGATCAGGTCGTTCGACGACGAACACGTGCTGATCCCGAACGACGAGATCACCAGCAACCCCCTGGTCAACCGGTCGCGGAACGACCGGCTCCGGATCGACATCGAGGTGAGCGTGGACTACGACACCGACCTCGACCGGGCGATGGCGGTGGCCGCGAACGCGATGGACGAGTGTGACGACCGCGTCCGTGAAATCCCCTCGCCACGGGCAGTGCTGAAACGCTTTGCGGACTCGGGGATCGTGCTCGAACTCCGGTTCTGGGTCGACGATCCGAGCGCGAGACGGGTCTGGGAGGCGAAGACCGTCGTGATCCGGACGGTGAAGGAGACGTTCGACCGCGAAGGGATCGTCATTCCGTTCCCCCAGCGCACGCTCAACGCGAGGGACGAATCCGGGTTCGGCGTCGCCGGCCGCGGCGCGACGGAACGCGGCGGCTCGGGCGAGCGGGCACGGGGGTCGACCACGGCAGCCGACGGCGGCGAGGACTGATGGGACTCGACGACCGCCGCGAGCGCGACGACGTGTACCAGGCCGCCGAGGATTCGGCCCTCCTCGCGACCGCGGCGGTTGCGGCGGCCGAGCCCACCGACCGCGTGCTCGACGTCGGCACCGGATCGGGCTACGTCGCGGCGCGAGTGAACGAGACCGGCGCGCGAGTGGTGGGAACTGATCGGAACCCCCACGCCTGTCGCCAGGCCCGCGACGCGGGTATCGAGACCGTCAGAACGGACCTCACGACTGCCTTTGCCGCCGACGCGTTCGATCTCGTGACGTTCAACCCACCCTATCTCCCGACCGAGCCCGACGAGGCGGTCGACGACTGGATGGGGATGGCGCTGTCGGGCGGTGAGACCGGCCGGGCGGTCATCGAGCCGTTCATCGCCGACGTCGGCCGCGTGCTCGCACCCGAAGGACGGGTTCTCCTGCTCGTGAGCACCCTCTCCGGGGTCGAGGCGGTCGTCGAGCGCGCCGCCGACGCGGGGTTCGCGAGCGAGACCGTCTCCGAGGAGTCGTTCCCGTTCGAGACGCTGTCGGTGCTCCGGCTATCGAAGGAGTGACGCCGTCGACGGCAGCGATGGATCGACGAACGAAACGAAAGGCGTCGAAATCGCCGACCTGACTTTCGAATCACAGGCTGGGATGGGGTCAGGACTAAGGGATCACAAGAGCAACCGCATTGAACGGGGAGCCCGTATCGGTACACAATGAGCCACCGGAAGACACAGCTCGACATCCGGGGGATGAGCTGTGCGAACTGTTCGCAAACGATAACCGAGGCGCTTCAGGGCCTCGACGGAGTGCGGACGGCGGACGTCAACTACGCCACCGACGAGGGAAGCGTCGAGTACGACCCGGACGAGACGACGCTCGCGGCGATCTACGCTACGATCGACGACGCCGGATACAGCGTGGCGAGCACGTCGATGTCGATCGCCATCACCGATATGACGTGTTCGAACTGCGCGGAGACCAACGAGACGGCACTCGAAGCCGTTCCGGGGGTTATCTCGGCGGACGTCAACTACGCCACCGACGAGGCCAGCGTCAAGTACAATCCCGCCGAGACCGATCGAGAACGACTCTACGCCGCGGTCGAGAGCGCCGGCTACTCGCCCGTGCGCGAGGACGACGACGGTGAGTCGGAAGCCGAACGCCGCGACGCCGCCCGTGACGACGAGATCCGCCGCCAGCTCCGGCTCACGCTGTTCGGCGCGGCGCTCTCGCTCCCGCTGATCGCCTTCATGATCGAGAAGCTCGTGCTCGGTGGCGGGGCGCTCCCCGAGACGATCCTCGGTGTGGAGTTCGGCTGGGTCGAGTTCCTGCTCGCGACCCCGGTCCAACTCGTGCTCGGGCGGCCGTTCTACAGGAACTCGTACAACGCGCTGGTGAAGAACCGGACGGCCAACATGGACGTGCTGATCGCGCTCGGCTCCTCGACAGCCTACGTCTACTCGGTTGTCGTGCTCCTGGGGCTGCTCGCGGGTGGGCTGTACTTCGACACCGCCGCGTTGATCCTCGTGTTCATCACGCTCGGGAACTACCTCGAAGCGCGCTCGAAGGGCCAGGCGGGCGAGGCGCTCCAGCAGCTCCTCGAAATGGAGGCCGACACCGCGACCGTCATCAACGACGGAGGAAACGAGGAGGAGGTTCCCCTCGAAGAGGTCGACATCGGCGACCGAATGAAGGTCCGGCCAGGCGAACAGATCCCGACCGACGGCACCGTGGTCGACGGGCAGAGTGCGGTCGACGAGTCGATGGTCACCGGCGAATCGGTCCCCGTCGAAAAGGAGGAGGGTGACGAGGTCGTCGGCTCGACCATCAACGAGAACGGTGTGCTGGTCGTGGAAGCCACCAAGGTCGGTGCCGACACCGCGCTCCAGCAGATCGTCCAAACTGTGAAGGAAGCGCAGTCGCGCCAGCCCGAGATCCAGAACCTCGCGGATCGGATCTCGTCGTACTTCGTGCCGATCGTGATCGCGAACGCCCTGCTCTGGGGGATCGTCTGGTATCTGTTCCCGGCAGCGCTCGCCGGGTTCGTCGGCGTGCTGCCGGCGTGGGGGCTCGTCGCTGGCGGGCCGGCAGTCGCGGGTGGCACGGTTTCGGTGTTCGAGTTCGCGGTGGTCGTGTTCGCCTCCTCGGTCTTGATCGCGTGTCCGTGCGCGCTCGGGCTCGCAACCCCGGCGGCGACGATGGTCGGCACCTCCATCGGCGCGAAAAACGGCGTCCTGTTCAAGGGTGGCGACGTCCTCGAACGTGCGAAGGACGTCGATACGGTGGTGTTCGACAAAACCGGGACGCTGACCGAGGGTGCGATGGAACTCACCGACGTCGTTGTCTTCAATGCTCGCACCGCTACCGGCGGCGACGACCCCGAGACGGCGGCCGACGGGGGCGCGCAGGCGCTCGACGGACAGTCCAAGGCCGGGAGCGAGGCAGCAGTCGACGAGGGGACCGTCCTCCGAGCGGCGGCGAGCGCCGAATCCGGCAGCGAACACCCGCTCGCACGAGCGATCGTCACGGGTGCCGAAGAGCGAGGGATCGACCTCGCCGAGTCCACCGGGTTCGAGAACGTGCCTGGTCACGGCGTCCGCACAGTAGTGGAGGACGACGAGGTGCTCGTCGGGAACCGCAAGCTCATGCGCGATAACGACATCGACCCATCGCCCGCCGAGGACGAACTCGAACGCCTCGAAAACGAGGGCAAGACCGCGATGCTCGTCGCGCGCGGCGGGAGCCTCCTCGGCCTCGTCGCCGACGCCGACACGGTGAAAGAGAGCGCGAAGGAGGCCGTTTCGGCGCTCCACGAACGCGGCCTCACGGTTCACATGATCACCGGCGACAACGAGCGTACAGCCAGAGCAGTCGCCGAGGACGTCGGCATCGATCCGGCGAACGTTCGCGCCGAGGTCCTGCCGGAGGACAAGGCCGACGCGGTCGACGAGATCCAGGCCGACGGTACGAAGGCGATGATGGTCGGTGACGGCGTGAACGACGCGCCCGCGCTCGCAACCGCCTACGTGGGAACGGCGATCGGCTCGGGCACCGACGTCGCGATCGAGGCCGCGGACGTCACGCTGATGCGCGACGATCCGCTCGACGTGGTGAAGGCCATTCGGATCTCCGATGGGACGCTTCGGAAGATCAAGCAGAACCTCTTCTGGGCGCTCGGGTACAACACCGCGATGATCCCGCTCGCCTCGCTTGGCCTGCTCCAGCCCGTGCTCGCCGCGGCGGCGATGGCGTTCTCGTCGGTATCGGTGCTGTCGAACAGCCTGCTGTTCCGGCGGTACACGCCCGACGAGGACTACCGCCCGCTGTACGACTGGCGATAGGCCGTGGGGCGTGGGTTCTGCCTGGCGAACCGAGCGAGGCAGGCTCCGGTACACGCCGGATCACGACGACGAACTGTTCGGGCTCTATCGGTAACTCCGTTCAGCACGGCCCTCTTCCTCCGCTTCGCTGCCTCGTGTTCGAGGGGGCTGCGCCGTCCAGCCGTCCACGAGGGGGACACTGCAAGTCGCCTGGCCAGCTGGTCTCGCTGTACGATTACCGCTGAGCATCAAACGGAGTAGTAAATATTAAGCCGCGTCATTCCGTTGGGCGGGTATGACCGAACTCGTGGCGACGACGCCAGGCGTCTTTCCGCTGCCCGACTGGGCGAAGGATCGGCTGGGAAGCCTGAAGGGCCAC
This portion of the Halococcus agarilyticus genome encodes:
- a CDS encoding HemK2/MTQ2 family protein methyltransferase codes for the protein MGLDDRRERDDVYQAAEDSALLATAAVAAAEPTDRVLDVGTGSGYVAARVNETGARVVGTDRNPHACRQARDAGIETVRTDLTTAFAADAFDLVTFNPPYLPTEPDEAVDDWMGMALSGGETGRAVIEPFIADVGRVLAPEGRVLLLVSTLSGVEAVVERAADAGFASETVSEESFPFETLSVLRLSKE
- a CDS encoding RNA polymerase Rpb4 family protein gives rise to the protein MTIFKERLDEEYLTLAETKELLADVEAEHAADEDREMPYELARAIEHVNRFAELTPEESREFVAELREHEKVDEPTAYKIADLKPANRDELRAIYAQERFSLSGDELDDVLGIVAKHV
- a CDS encoding ferritin-like domain-containing protein; its protein translation is MSNDTIAERIEAGESFVDPDNFEFDNADDDIDRENESTRDLLGRVSGALNRRSFMGNAAKAGAGAVALGTLASGSAAAYHEASDVDILNFALTLEHLEAAYYNEFLDEYSEGEIENADAIGMKFADPKLRYSTWQELVRIRDHEEAHVEALTSTINDLGGTPVEAAEYEFPYDSLESFVKFSNRVEAVGTSAYAGAAPFLDNEAVVEAGLSIHSVEARHTSYFGALLPKSSMPNAFDPARSMDQVVGIVSPLIVSE
- a CDS encoding elongation factor 1-beta; the encoded protein is MGKVAAKLKVMPESPEVDLDELQHELEDSLSEGAKINGFERDDVAFGLVALLPTVIVPDDAGGTEAVEEAFADVETVESVAVENVGRI
- a CDS encoding heavy metal translocating P-type ATPase; this translates as MSHRKTQLDIRGMSCANCSQTITEALQGLDGVRTADVNYATDEGSVEYDPDETTLAAIYATIDDAGYSVASTSMSIAITDMTCSNCAETNETALEAVPGVISADVNYATDEASVKYNPAETDRERLYAAVESAGYSPVREDDDGESEAERRDAARDDEIRRQLRLTLFGAALSLPLIAFMIEKLVLGGGALPETILGVEFGWVEFLLATPVQLVLGRPFYRNSYNALVKNRTANMDVLIALGSSTAYVYSVVVLLGLLAGGLYFDTAALILVFITLGNYLEARSKGQAGEALQQLLEMEADTATVINDGGNEEEVPLEEVDIGDRMKVRPGEQIPTDGTVVDGQSAVDESMVTGESVPVEKEEGDEVVGSTINENGVLVVEATKVGADTALQQIVQTVKEAQSRQPEIQNLADRISSYFVPIVIANALLWGIVWYLFPAALAGFVGVLPAWGLVAGGPAVAGGTVSVFEFAVVVFASSVLIACPCALGLATPAATMVGTSIGAKNGVLFKGGDVLERAKDVDTVVFDKTGTLTEGAMELTDVVVFNARTATGGDDPETAADGGAQALDGQSKAGSEAAVDEGTVLRAAASAESGSEHPLARAIVTGAEERGIDLAESTGFENVPGHGVRTVVEDDEVLVGNRKLMRDNDIDPSPAEDELERLENEGKTAMLVARGGSLLGLVADADTVKESAKEAVSALHERGLTVHMITGDNERTARAVAEDVGIDPANVRAEVLPEDKADAVDEIQADGTKAMMVGDGVNDAPALATAYVGTAIGSGTDVAIEAADVTLMRDDPLDVVKAIRISDGTLRKIKQNLFWALGYNTAMIPLASLGLLQPVLAAAAMAFSSVSVLSNSLLFRRYTPDEDYRPLYDWR
- a CDS encoding 16S ribosomal RNA methyltransferase A is translated as MTGRNRSSTASRDPDALLARAGIQPDRDQDQHFLVDDRVLDRLPTYVEGVDTNHVLEIGAGTGALTDRLLNVADRVTAVERDARLAEFLREEFADARGEGRLEIAEGDALSVELPEFTASVSNLPYGVSSEVLFRLLPAKRPLVVTVQTEFAERMVADPGTAEYGRLSVTAGHYAECEIVETVPPEAFSPPPAVESAVVRTAPREPNYAVDETAFLAFVRGVFTQRRKTVRNAIRNTTHISGIERPGAVVEAADEALLSQRAGDLAPAEFAELARLGCEVGGVSSEGATSGEEAG
- a CDS encoding 50S ribosomal protein L21e — protein: MPNSKGPLKKTRNKLSNDPRERGTSPPQRAIEDFDEGDHVHLSLDPSVTDGRFHPRFNGHTGEVLGSQGRAYRVEIVDGDTAKTLIVTPEHLRRQE
- a CDS encoding DUF655 domain-containing protein: MNDAESGDDAGAREPRAVVLDLLPNGRPDDDRPAHRKPPLAYALGESQFRLRELTLAEDADISIGDRIQFDGEGVESSREVAYEDLSNAARSELEYAAEEIIDRDEARFVDFYNDAQPITLRLHQLNLLPGIGKKLRNSILDERKREPFDGFDDLEERVAGLHRPKEILVERLIEELRDDDLKYRIFVGRDPNEG
- a CDS encoding HVO_2753 family zinc finger protein, with product MSESEQQASATRSCVSCGINISGTNAAAFDCPECGTQIYRCATCRKQSNLYECPDCGFTGP
- a CDS encoding mechanosensitive ion channel family protein gives rise to the protein MNIFRYAWQLQRAYFDTLGEKLLGTVVLFVLLAAIGEAIRRAGRPLKRRYSTRLTEATQAGAVAVLTVGVVLALAVIWEVTGRLGTLVYPLLSVKPWIIVRGLVSVALVVVAYLLIRLLNRSIDRLSEEHDAITDHQSEVAYHVADVGVFVFAFLGVLVTWGIDPGRLFVGAGVLGAVLGFAARDTLGAITSGFVLLFSRPFRVGDWIEVEEYEGVVRDVTIVNTKIRSFDDEHVLIPNDEITSNPLVNRSRNDRLRIDIEVSVDYDTDLDRAMAVAANAMDECDDRVREIPSPRAVLKRFADSGIVLELRFWVDDPSARRVWEAKTVVIRTVKETFDREGIVIPFPQRTLNARDESGFGVAGRGATERGGSGERARGSTTAADGGED